One part of the Quercus lobata isolate SW786 chromosome 7, ValleyOak3.0 Primary Assembly, whole genome shotgun sequence genome encodes these proteins:
- the LOC115953300 gene encoding peroxiredoxin-2E-2, chloroplastic, producing MAATLSISRLLLSSPTSLSLSTATTSSLFPAAAAKSLSSKLSFTSLPLKHHRHHPKPLKFSTAKSTISATISVGDKLPDATLSYFDPSGQLQTTTISDLTKNKKAILFAVPGAFTPTCSQKHLPGFVEKSKDLKAKGVDTIACISVNDAFVMRAWKENLKVNDEVLLLSDGNGDFTRAIGAELNLSDQPVGLGVRSRRYALLAEDGVVKVLNLEEGGAFTFSGAEDILKVL from the coding sequence ATGGCCGCCACTCTCTCCATCTCAAGACTCCTCCTCTCTTCCCCcacctccctctctctctccaccgCCACCACCTCCTCCCTCTTCCCCGCCGCCGCCGCCAAATCCCTCTCTTCAAAACTCTCCTTCACTTCCCTCCCTCTCAAACACCACCGCCACCACCCAAAACCCCTCAAATTCTCCACCGCCAAATCCACAATCTCCGCCACAATCTCCGTCGGAGACAAGCTCCCAGACGCAACACTCTCTTACTTCGACCCATCTGGACAACTCCAAACCACCACCATCTCCGACctcaccaaaaacaaaaaagccaTCCTCTTCGCCGTCCCAGGTGCCTTCACTCCAACCTGTTCCCAAAAACACCTCCCTGGTTTCGTCGAAAAATCCAAGGACCTCAAAGCCAAAGGCGTCGACACCATCGCTTGCATTTCGGTCAACGATGCTTTTGTCATGAGGGCGTGGAAGGAGAACCTTAAAGTCAACGACGAGGTGCTTTTGTTGTCTGATGGCAATGGGGATTTCACTCGAGCCATTGGGGCTGAGCTCAATCTGAGTGATCAGCCTGTGGGTTTGGGTGTCAGGTCGAGAAGGTACGCGCTCTTGGCTGAAGATGGAGTTGTCAAGGTCTTGAATTTGGAGGAAGGTGGTGCTTTTACTTTCAGTGGAGCTGAGGATATTCTCAAAGTGCTTTGA